Proteins encoded within one genomic window of Lysinibacillus sphaericus:
- a CDS encoding nucleotidyltransferase-like protein: protein MEQVLRPIYQERASQSNTLGVILMEKREEQSNVTDTFDTVLLIIVKEADQPVYTKHYLYEGNKVALHTVTEKLLRKWLLIGSNKKVVDWIFFGRVLFDRNEFLHKLKIELQEFPFSGRKIKTGIQFSKLIRRYLEGKEYFDKGSYLDAYNHVVDSLHHLGRLSIIDSGLYPEVTVWAQVKKIEPAIYKLYEELVMSSEPIEKRLELLFLASEFLIHSRTHDGAQHILEVMQTKESWTIQELHDHQELVNYSVDLEVFVEYLVGKGYILIDPVVAKSEMIFHRHYKVNKESIEFE, encoded by the coding sequence ATGGAGCAAGTATTGCGTCCTATATATCAAGAACGCGCGAGTCAGTCTAATACATTAGGTGTTATTTTAATGGAGAAACGTGAAGAGCAAAGTAATGTTACTGACACATTTGATACGGTATTACTAATTATCGTGAAAGAAGCGGATCAGCCTGTTTATACAAAGCACTACCTATATGAGGGAAATAAGGTAGCCTTACATACTGTTACAGAAAAATTGTTACGGAAATGGTTACTAATCGGCTCTAATAAGAAAGTCGTTGATTGGATTTTCTTTGGGAGAGTGTTGTTTGATCGCAATGAGTTCCTTCATAAACTAAAAATTGAACTGCAAGAGTTTCCGTTTAGTGGTCGGAAAATTAAAACGGGTATTCAATTCTCAAAGTTAATTCGTCGTTACTTAGAAGGAAAAGAATATTTTGATAAGGGTAGTTACCTAGATGCATACAATCATGTAGTAGATTCCTTGCATCATTTAGGGCGATTGTCCATTATAGATAGTGGGTTGTATCCAGAAGTTACGGTGTGGGCACAAGTGAAAAAAATTGAACCAGCCATTTACAAGCTTTACGAAGAACTTGTTATGAGCAGTGAACCAATTGAAAAGCGTTTAGAGCTTCTATTTTTAGCAAGTGAGTTTTTGATTCATTCACGTACACATGACGGAGCGCAACATATATTAGAAGTAATGCAAACAAAAGAGTCATGGACTATACAGGAATTACATGATCACCAAGAGCTTGTAAACTATTCCGTTGACTTAGAAGTATTCGTAGAATATTTAGTGGGGAAAGGCTACATTCTAATTGACCCTGTCGTTGCAAAAAGTGAAATGATATTTCATCGACATTATAAGGTGAATAAAGAGTCTATAGAATTTGAATAA